A region from the Phycisphaerales bacterium genome encodes:
- a CDS encoding ATP-binding cassette domain-containing protein, which produces MPESQPHAAHDAKSEPTRSGEPVVVCQRLTKVFKDFWLRDRARAVDSLTFEIRRGEIFGLLGPNGSGKSTTIKMILGLLRPTSGRVAVFGKPPTEVSIKRRIGYLPEESYLYGFLNARETLDYYGKLFELDHATRRRRIDELLDMIGLAGAQFRAVREYSKGMQRRIGIAQALINDPEFLILDEPTTGLDPLGTKQVKDLIVDLGRRGKTILLCSHLLADVEDCVDRMSILYGGQKRAEGTCEDLLASRTRMSIETEPLDDDTVSEIDRVVRNRSHGERSILRVSRPRQRLEELFLDIVERARQEQLSTSGAQSGGQTAAFLKGDAPEGESLIEKLVSEEPTEPVRTVVDAPAPVAPEAEMDKAIDALLDAYEEPSASKAAPTPSPTPHSSKPTPKPKDDIDRSVIDSLLDSGEDESRGRRRDG; this is translated from the coding sequence ATGCCCGAGAGCCAGCCACACGCCGCGCACGACGCCAAGTCTGAGCCGACCCGTTCGGGGGAGCCGGTCGTCGTGTGCCAGCGACTCACCAAGGTCTTCAAGGACTTCTGGCTTCGTGATCGTGCCCGGGCGGTGGACTCGCTCACCTTCGAGATCCGACGCGGCGAGATCTTCGGCCTGCTCGGGCCCAACGGCTCGGGCAAGAGCACCACGATCAAAATGATCCTCGGGCTGCTCCGCCCAACCTCGGGCCGCGTTGCGGTCTTCGGCAAGCCGCCCACCGAGGTCTCCATCAAGCGCCGCATCGGGTACCTCCCCGAAGAGTCGTATCTCTACGGCTTCCTCAACGCCCGCGAGACGCTCGATTACTACGGCAAACTCTTCGAACTCGACCACGCGACGCGTCGGCGACGCATCGACGAACTCCTCGACATGATCGGGCTGGCGGGCGCCCAGTTCCGAGCCGTTCGTGAGTACTCCAAGGGCATGCAGCGCCGCATCGGCATCGCCCAGGCGCTCATCAACGATCCCGAGTTCCTCATCCTCGACGAGCCGACGACCGGGCTGGATCCCTTGGGCACGAAGCAGGTGAAGGATCTAATCGTCGACCTCGGGCGCCGCGGCAAGACGATTCTCCTCTGCAGCCACCTCCTCGCGGATGTCGAGGATTGCGTCGATCGCATGAGCATCCTGTATGGCGGGCAGAAGCGTGCCGAGGGCACGTGCGAAGATCTTCTCGCCAGCCGCACGCGGATGTCCATCGAGACCGAGCCACTCGATGATGACACCGTCTCGGAGATCGACCGTGTCGTCCGCAATCGCTCACACGGCGAGCGATCGATCCTCCGCGTCTCACGCCCACGCCAACGCCTCGAGGAACTCTTCCTCGACATCGTCGAACGCGCCCGCCAGGAGCAACTCTCAACTTCCGGCGCCCAATCCGGCGGTCAGACCGCGGCGTTCCTCAAGGGCGACGCGCCCGAGGGCGAGAGTCTCATCGAGAAACTCGTCAGCGAGGAGCCGACGGAACCAGTCAGGACTGTCGTCGACGCGCCGGCACCAGTTGCGCCCGAGGCCGAGATGGACAAGGCGATCGACGCGCTCCTCGACGCCTACGAGGAACCGTCCGCGTCCAAAGCCGCCCCGACTCCATCGCCCACGCCCCACTCGTCCAAGCCCACGCCAAAGCCCAAGGACGACATCGATCGCTCCGTGATCGATTCGCTTCTCGACTCCGGAGAAGACGAGAGCCGCGGCAGGAGGCGTGACGGGTGA